Proteins from a genomic interval of Molothrus ater isolate BHLD 08-10-18 breed brown headed cowbird chromosome 10, BPBGC_Mater_1.1, whole genome shotgun sequence:
- the TNFSF10 gene encoding tumor necrosis factor ligand superfamily member 10, translated as MLPAGGPSPAQTCGAVLVAAVLLQSVCVAVTFLYFTSELRQLQDSYSRSGIACLTGEEIGNSIQNLELMEAEDREADPCWQVKWHLGKLIKKMMSRSYEENISAINVERTLTLPHTEGQQPRGPIRRIAAHLTGSSSRRSSLSSRINSLPRRGIGHKINNWESSRKGHSFLYNVELRNGELVIPQTGFYYIYSQIYFRFRENENEDPELLGQIRNPKQLVQYVYKLTNYPEPILLMKSARTSCWSKKAEYGLYSIYQGGVFQLKREDRIFVSVSNSDIVDMDKEASFFGAFMIS; from the exons atgcTGCCGGCGggcggccccagccccgcgcaGACCTGCGGGGCCGTGCTGGTGGCCGCCGTGCTGCTGCAGTCCGTGTGCGTGGCCGTCACCTTCCTGTACTTCACCAGCGAGCTGCGACAG ctgcaggactcGTACTCCAGGAGCGGCATCGCCTGCCTCACCGGGGAGGAGATCGGGAACTCCATCCAAAACCTGGAGCTCATGGAGGCTGAAGACAGAGAGGCTGATCCCTGCTGGCAAGTCAAGTGGCACCTGGGGAAGTTAATTAAAAAG ATGATGTCAAGAAGCTACGAGGAAAACATATCTGCAATCAATG tTGAGAGGACTCTGACCCTGCCGCACACGGAGGGGCAGCAGCCGCGCGGTCCCATCCGCCGGATCGCGGCGCACCTgacgggcagcagcagcaggaggagctcccTGTCCTCACGCA taaattCCTTGCCCAGAAGAGGAATTGGACACAAAATAAACAACTGGGAATCATCAAGAAAAGGCCACTCCTTCCTTTACAACGTGGAGCTGAGAAATGGCGAGTTAGTGATACCCCAGACGGGCTTTTACTACATCTACTCACAAATCTACTTCCGCTTCCGCGAAAACGAGAACGAGGACCCAGAACTGTTGGGACAAATCAGAAACCCCAAACAGCTCGTCCAGTATGTTTACAAACTGACTAACTACCCTGAGCCCATTTTGCTCATGAAGAGTGCAAGGACAAGTTGCTGGTCTAAAAAGGCAGAATATGGACTTTATTCCATCTATCAAGGTGGTGTGTTCCAGCTGAAGAGAGAGGACAGGATATTTGTCTCTGTCAGCAACAGTGACATAGTTGACATGGACAAAGAAGCAAGTTTTTTTGGAGCCTTTATGATCAGTTAG
- the GHSR gene encoding growth hormone secretagogue receptor type 1 isoform X2 yields the protein MREGSAGGRGAENRTGAEPPLHLFPVPVLTGITVACVLLFVIGIIGNLMTMLVVSRFRDMRTTTNFYLSSMAFSDLLIFLCMPLDLFRLWQYRPWNFGNLLCKLFQFISESCTYSTILNITALSVERYVAICFPLRAKVIITKGKVKLVILFLWAISFISAGPIFILVGVEHENGTNPLSTNECRATEYAIRSGLLTIMVWTSSIFFFLPVFCLTVLYSLIGRKLWRRKRKNIGPNTAIRDKNNKQTVKMLGRYLFSKSFEAGSLEIAVISQYCNLVSFVLFYLSAAINPILYNIMSRKYRAAACRLLGLRALPQHSLSSSKQGSSRGWTEPAGTT from the exons ATGCGGGAGGGGAGCGCGGGCGGCCGCGGCGCGGAGAACCGGACGGGCGCCGAGCCCCCGCTGCACCTGTTCCCCGTGCCCGTGCTCACCGGCATCACCGTCGCCTGCGTCCTGCTCTTCGTCATCGGGATCATCGGCAACCTCATGACCATGCTGGTGGTGTCGCGGTTCCGGGACATGAGGACCACCACCAACTTCTACCTGTCCAGCATGGCCTTCTCCGACCTGCTCATCTTCCTCTGCATGCCCCTGGACCTCTTCCGCCTCTGGCAGTACCGGCCCTGGAACTTCGGGAACCTCCTGTGCAAGCTCTTCCAGTTCATCAGCGAGAGCTGCACCTACTCCACCATCCTCAACATCACGGCGCTCAGCGTGGAGCGGTACGTCGCCATCTGCTTCCCCCTGCGAGCTAAAGTCATCATCACCAAGGGGAAGGTCAAGCTGGTCATCCTCTTCCTCTGGGCCATCTCCTTCATCAGCGCTGGCCCCATCTTCATCCTGGTGGGGGTCGAGCACGAGAACGGCACGAACCCGCTGAGCACCAACGAGTGCCGAGCCACAGAGTACGCCATCCGCTCGGGGCTGCTCACCATCATGGTCTGGACCTCCAGCATCTTCTTCTTCCTGCCCGTGTTCTGCCTGACCGTGCTCTACAGCCTCATCGGGAGGAAGctctggaggaggaagaggaagaacatCGGTCCAAACACTGCCATCAGGGATAAGAACAACAAGCAAACTGTGAAAATGTTAG GACGCTACTTATTTTCCAAATCCTTCGAAGCCGGCTCCCTGGAGATAGCAGTGATCAGCCAGTACTGCAACCTGGTGTCCTTTGTCCTCTTCTACCTTAGTGCAGCCATCAACCCCATCCTGTACAACATCATGTCGAGGAAGTACCGCGCGGCCGCCTGCCGCCTGCTGGGGCTGCGcgccctgccccagcacagcctctccagcagcaagCAGGGCAGCTCCCGCGGCTGGACAGAGCCCGCTGGCACCACATGA
- the GHSR gene encoding growth hormone secretagogue receptor type 1 isoform X1 has protein sequence MREGSAGGRGAENRTGAEPPLHLFPVPVLTGITVACVLLFVIGIIGNLMTMLVVSRFRDMRTTTNFYLSSMAFSDLLIFLCMPLDLFRLWQYRPWNFGNLLCKLFQFISESCTYSTILNITALSVERYVAICFPLRAKVIITKGKVKLVILFLWAISFISAGPIFILVGVEHENGTNPLSTNECRATEYAIRSGLLTIMVWTSSIFFFLPVFCLTVLYSLIGRKLWRRKRKNIGPNTAIRDKNNKQTVKMLVVVVFAFILCWLPFHVGRYLFSKSFEAGSLEIAVISQYCNLVSFVLFYLSAAINPILYNIMSRKYRAAACRLLGLRALPQHSLSSSKQGSSRGWTEPAGTT, from the exons ATGCGGGAGGGGAGCGCGGGCGGCCGCGGCGCGGAGAACCGGACGGGCGCCGAGCCCCCGCTGCACCTGTTCCCCGTGCCCGTGCTCACCGGCATCACCGTCGCCTGCGTCCTGCTCTTCGTCATCGGGATCATCGGCAACCTCATGACCATGCTGGTGGTGTCGCGGTTCCGGGACATGAGGACCACCACCAACTTCTACCTGTCCAGCATGGCCTTCTCCGACCTGCTCATCTTCCTCTGCATGCCCCTGGACCTCTTCCGCCTCTGGCAGTACCGGCCCTGGAACTTCGGGAACCTCCTGTGCAAGCTCTTCCAGTTCATCAGCGAGAGCTGCACCTACTCCACCATCCTCAACATCACGGCGCTCAGCGTGGAGCGGTACGTCGCCATCTGCTTCCCCCTGCGAGCTAAAGTCATCATCACCAAGGGGAAGGTCAAGCTGGTCATCCTCTTCCTCTGGGCCATCTCCTTCATCAGCGCTGGCCCCATCTTCATCCTGGTGGGGGTCGAGCACGAGAACGGCACGAACCCGCTGAGCACCAACGAGTGCCGAGCCACAGAGTACGCCATCCGCTCGGGGCTGCTCACCATCATGGTCTGGACCTCCAGCATCTTCTTCTTCCTGCCCGTGTTCTGCCTGACCGTGCTCTACAGCCTCATCGGGAGGAAGctctggaggaggaagaggaagaacatCGGTCCAAACACTGCCATCAGGGATAAGAACAACAAGCAAACTGTGAAAATGTTAG tCGTGGTGGTATTTGCGTTCATACTCTGCTGGTTGCCTTTTCACGTAGGACGCTACTTATTTTCCAAATCCTTCGAAGCCGGCTCCCTGGAGATAGCAGTGATCAGCCAGTACTGCAACCTGGTGTCCTTTGTCCTCTTCTACCTTAGTGCAGCCATCAACCCCATCCTGTACAACATCATGTCGAGGAAGTACCGCGCGGCCGCCTGCCGCCTGCTGGGGCTGCGcgccctgccccagcacagcctctccagcagcaagCAGGGCAGCTCCCGCGGCTGGACAGAGCCCGCTGGCACCACATGA